The genomic region ACCCGCATGGCACTGCGCAACACCGGCAAGCCGGCGGGATTCTCCGCCGTCGTGAACCTCGTCATGGCACCGGTGATGCGCCGCGCGATGCAGAAAGACCTCGCCAAGCTGAAACAGATCCTGGAGGCTGCCTGACCGCCGTGCGTGCGCGCACGGCACGGCCCGCCCCGAGGAAGCCCTGCCCGGTTTGATTCACGCCGGCAGGGCAGGCCGAAGCCCAGCGCCAGGCCTTACGAACAGCGAACAACGATGAAAGGACATGTCATGAGCAAGTTCATCTATCTCTACAAGGGTCCGGCCACACCGGTGGACCAGTTCACCTCGGAGCAGTCGGCGGCGCAGATGGCCGCCTGGGGCGCCTGGATGGAGAAAATCGGTCCGGCCCTGCTCGAGGCGGGTGCGCCGTTCGCGCCGTCCCGCACCGCTCTGGTGGACGACGGCGCCGTGGTGGAAGCCTCGGACCTGAACGGCTACTCGATCGTGGAAGCAGAAAGCCTCGCGGGGGCCAAGGCACTGGCCGACGGCCATCCGTTCCT from Arthrobacter sp. NicSoilB8 harbors:
- a CDS encoding YciI family protein translates to MSKFIYLYKGPATPVDQFTSEQSAAQMAAWGAWMEKIGPALLEAGAPFAPSRTALVDDGAVVEASDLNGYSIVEAESLAGAKALADGHPFLSDGNGKFTLEIFELGEM